The nucleotide sequence ATATGACCAGCAGTGTGAGAGAGCAGATACATACCTTTACCATTACACCCGATAATCAAACGCGTATTGATCCGCAAAGCTATCCCAACTTATCCGGGCTTGTTGAAACAGAAGGTCGCCTTCTTCTCATGTCAGGAACACTGCCACCATCGTTGTTGTCCGATATGGAAGAACACATAACGAGTGTACTTGCAGCGGAATCCACCTCAGTTGCTGAGCTTCCGCCAACACATCGGCTGAGAAGGTGGCTTAGATGGCTACGGTCATCTTCATTTACTTACACATACAAGCGAATTTATGAGCAGGATGAGGGTAACCCTCTGAACTCGGCCATGTTAAAACGATCTTATTACAACCTGGATGAATTAATAGCTCTTTACAATTTGATTATCGATTTTAATTTAACCCAGGAAGCTTTATCTGACATATTTAAAACATTTCTTACCAGCGTTATTACTGAAGAATTTTCTTTGCAAGACGATGAATTAACACTTCATATTATGGAGCAGCCAAGCTTATTGGCTCTGATATTGCTTTGCTATCATTCGTCAGTGCTACGAGTAGCCATAGAGAGTGGAAATATACAATTTGATTTCGCAACCTTCGGATTAAGAAAAATTGCTAATAGAGAACACTTTCAAAATTTAATGCTCGCGATGGATAAGATGCTAACCAGCATCATTACGGAAAAAAGAAGAAGAGACAGAGCAGTCGATGCAACTATTCATATTTTAAATCAGGAACCCGTGGCACTTCACCGGATTCAATCCAGTTACACCGGAGGAGATACCCCTCCAACGGTGACCACTAATGTACTTGAGACGCTGGACCGGTATGCCCGGAATTCTCCATTGAACAGTTCACAGGCGGCTATGGTTGTTTTTTCCCTGTTGCATATGCCCTGTATAATATCTGCACTGAACTGGCTGGAATCAAATTCTTTACCATACAATCAGCTCATTGGCTGGATTTCTTATCATCATAACTCACTGGTGAGACACTCACGTTCCGCATCCGACATACCTGTTCTTTATGCAGCGTTAAATTCTATAGTCCAAAGTGCCAACAGTGGTGAGGTTATTTCAGGAGCCAGCCAGCCAGTACCCGAAGAACTGTCGAATTTTGTGAATCGCTGGGTTCAGGGTGTTGAGGGCTCCCAACCCCAGTCATCCGGGGCTACATCAGCAGCTCCGGTTAATCCGGCGGACATTGAAGCCGATGATTTTGAGGTCCTTGATTCTACTCAGACAACAACAATCTCTCTGAATCCGCCAGTAGTACTCAATACATTAATTCAGATGCACCCTGACTTACTGATGGATCTGAACGCTCAGCTAGCTCTTGAAACTGAACCTGAGAAAAGAAAGAAAATTGTGAAAGCGGCTCTTGAAAAACAGGCAAATACACCATTCCGGTTTGTTGATTAGAGTGCTTATATTCCGTTCCCCTTACAGGTTTGTCTATGCAGCAGAAGTACTTCTGCTGCTTGCCTGTTGATTTGGCAACCGTCCACAGCAAAGGCGTGATTTGAATCCAAATCTCTGCCGGCTGCCCATTTACTGAGATTTTTGGATATAATGCACCACAACCTGCTTCACACCTTCTATGAGTCGCCTTTTTACACAGTGGCTCCGGGAATACAGAATGTTTGAGAATTTAACCGAACGCCTGTCGCAAACGTTAAAAAACGTGACCGGCAAGGCCAAGCTGTCTGAAGACAATATTAAAGAAACCCTGCGCGAAGTGCGCATGGCACTGCTGGAAGCGGACGTTGCCCTGCCAGTGGTCAGAGAATTCATCAATCGCATCAAGGAGCGAGCGATTGGTCAGGAAGTCCAGTCAAGCCTGAGTCCCGGCCAGGCGTTTGTAAAGATCGTTCAGGCTGAACTGATCGAGGTCATGGGCGCAGCCAACGACGAGCTGAACCTGTCTACCCAGCCTCCGGCGGTTATCCTGATGGCGGGTCTTCAGGGTGCGGGTAAAACCACCTCTGTCGCCAAACTGTCCAAATTCCTGAAAGAACGCCACAAGAAAAAGGTCATGGTGGTGTCTGCCGACGTTTACCGTCCGGCAGCGATCAAACAGCTGGAAACTCTGGCTGGCGAAGTCGGTGTTGACTTCTTCCCGTCCGACATCCAGCAAAAGCCCGTCGATATCGCCAACGCCGCCATTCATGAAGCCCGTATTGGTCATTACGACGTACTGATTGTCGATACCGCCGGTCGTTTGCATGTTGATGCCGGGATGATGGAGGAGATCCAGTCTCTGCACTCAGCCATCAACCCGGTGGAAACCCTGTTTGTGGTCGATGCCATGACGGGTCAGGACGCTGCTAACACCGCCAAGGCGTTTGGTGATGCCCTGCCACTGACCGGTGTCATCCTGACCAAGGCAGACGGTGATGCCCGTGGTGGTGCGGCTCTGTCCGTTCGCCATATTACCGGCAAACCCATCAAGTTTATGGGTGTCGGTGAAAAAACTGATGCCCTGGACCCGTTCCACCCGGATCGTATTGCTTCGAGAATTCTCGGCATGGGCGACGTTCTGTCGCTGATCGAAGAAGCCGAACAGAAGCTTGATAAGAAGAAAGCCGACAAACTGGCCACCAAGCTGAAAAAAGGCAAAGGCTTCGATCTCGAAGACTTCCGTGATCAGCTGCAGCAAATGAAGAAAATGGGTGGACTGGCCGGTGTAATGGACAAGCTGCCGGGCATGCCCGGTATGCCTGGCAATATGCCCGGACAGATGGATAATAAAATCTTTGTCCAGATGGAAGCGATCATCAACTCCATGACGCCAGCGGAACGTGCCAATCCGGACATTATGAACGGTTCCCGTAAAAAGCGTATTGCGGCCGGTTCCGGCACACAGATTCAGGACATCAATCGCCTGATCAAGCAGCACAAGCAGATGTCCAAGATGATGAAAAAGGTCTCTAAAAAAGGCGGCATGAGCAAACTGATGCGGGGTCTTGGTGGCATGAAAGGTCAGATGCCCGGCGGCATGGGCGGCATGATGCCACCGGGCGGCGGTAAAAAGTTCCCTTTCTGACCGCAGCTAAAACTCAGTGACTGCTCATCATTTTGTCGATCTGCAAAATGATGAGCAGCTTGCCTCAGGGCTACTCAATGCCTTTTAGTAATTTATAATGCTGTCGTTTCGTCAGTGAATTTTTTACATAATCACAATTTAACCCATTCTCAAGAACACACCGTCCAAAGTGTTCAAAATGGGAAAGCCTGGCATAAACACCGGGTTTCCTCTTCTTGGCACAACGATCACCTTCAGAGACGATACCAATCTGGTACGTTCTCATTCCCCCCATCTCCGTCTCCCGGTTTTGA is from Endozoicomonas gorgoniicola and encodes:
- the ffh gene encoding signal recognition particle protein; this translates as MFENLTERLSQTLKNVTGKAKLSEDNIKETLREVRMALLEADVALPVVREFINRIKERAIGQEVQSSLSPGQAFVKIVQAELIEVMGAANDELNLSTQPPAVILMAGLQGAGKTTSVAKLSKFLKERHKKKVMVVSADVYRPAAIKQLETLAGEVGVDFFPSDIQQKPVDIANAAIHEARIGHYDVLIVDTAGRLHVDAGMMEEIQSLHSAINPVETLFVVDAMTGQDAANTAKAFGDALPLTGVILTKADGDARGGAALSVRHITGKPIKFMGVGEKTDALDPFHPDRIASRILGMGDVLSLIEEAEQKLDKKKADKLATKLKKGKGFDLEDFRDQLQQMKKMGGLAGVMDKLPGMPGMPGNMPGQMDNKIFVQMEAIINSMTPAERANPDIMNGSRKKRIAAGSGTQIQDINRLIKQHKQMSKMMKKVSKKGGMSKLMRGLGGMKGQMPGGMGGMMPPGGGKKFPF